A section of the Methanocaldococcus sp. FS406-22 genome encodes:
- a CDS encoding ATP-binding protein, with protein MKFYNREKELQYLKTYCQLEPNSILFVYGPKSSGKSTVMRRVIKELEDSDIVFFYYNLREHATYSKEEFLEVFFEKDRMKYVKNNLILDLKVFKIGIEENYDFSKLSLNDVFKKIKASINAVIEDGKKPVLIIDELQKLKNIYFNGGKSLLNELFNLFVSLTKMEHLCHVICITSDTLFIEEIYQNSTLENTSKYYLIDWLSEEAIRNILKEEGFSEEEINYCLKYLSLPYEIVDLIENKKLGLSVEETIKQWINIERDKILYLISTQKEFEMKRLVNTLKLFKDKIKIDISEIIKNNLMDEAKFLIKNEILFYDVINGIVKLTSIKKWYAIKEII; from the coding sequence ATGAAATTCTATAATCGAGAGAAAGAATTGCAGTATTTAAAAACCTATTGTCAGTTAGAACCAAACTCTATCTTATTCGTTTATGGGCCTAAATCTTCTGGCAAATCTACAGTAATGAGGAGGGTTATTAAGGAGTTGGAGGATAGTGATATAGTGTTTTTTTATTATAACCTAAGAGAGCATGCAACATATAGTAAGGAGGAGTTTTTAGAGGTATTTTTTGAAAAGGACAGAATGAAGTATGTAAAGAATAATTTGATATTGGATTTGAAGGTTTTTAAAATAGGAATTGAAGAAAATTATGATTTTTCCAAGCTAAGTTTAAACGATGTCTTTAAAAAGATAAAAGCAAGTATAAATGCTGTTATTGAGGATGGAAAAAAGCCAGTTTTAATTATAGATGAGTTACAGAAATTAAAAAATATCTACTTCAACGGTGGTAAGTCCTTATTAAATGAATTGTTTAATCTCTTTGTCTCTCTAACTAAGATGGAGCATTTATGTCATGTAATTTGTATAACATCTGATACCTTGTTTATTGAAGAGATATATCAGAACTCTACCTTAGAAAATACTTCAAAATATTATTTAATTGATTGGTTGAGTGAGGAAGCTATAAGAAATATTTTAAAAGAAGAGGGATTTAGTGAAGAAGAAATAAATTACTGCTTAAAATATCTTTCTTTGCCTTATGAGATAGTTGATTTAATTGAGAACAAAAAACTTGGTTTGTCTGTTGAAGAAACTATAAAGCAGTGGATTAATATTGAGAGGGATAAGATTTTATATTTAATATCTACTCAAAAGGAGTTTGAGATGAAGAGGTTAGTTAATACCTTAAAATTATTTAAAGATAAAATAAAAATTGATATTAGTGAAATTATAAAAAACAATCTTATGGATGAGGCTAAATTTTTAATAAAAAATGAGATTTTGTTTTATGATGTGATTAATGGTATTGTAAAATTAACTTCGATAAAAAAGTGGTATGCTATAAAAGAGATTATCTAA
- a CDS encoding DUF89 domain-containing protein, producing MKIKPECAICIIRQVVDVANEITDDEREQFRLIKNTMEVIKDVYGENAVPAWMGTVVHRYLKRISNNSDPYKNLKDKANKIALQYLDKVREMSNIDDELERLRKKVLATIAGNVIDFGAYSTGIDIERLIEDTLNKDLKIDNSKELLNDLKNKDIKKVLYICDNAGEIIFDRVLIEEIKNYDKEIVAVVKGKPILNDATLEDAKIAKIDEIAKVITTGSDIIGIILEECSEEFLKEFETADLIIAKGMGNYESLTEYEDKIDKPIYYILKAKCKPVAENIGVNVGDNVLLRK from the coding sequence ATGAAGATAAAGCCAGAGTGTGCTATCTGTATAATTAGGCAGGTTGTAGATGTAGCTAATGAGATAACTGATGACGAGAGAGAGCAGTTTAGGTTAATAAAAAATACCATGGAAGTTATTAAAGATGTTTATGGTGAAAATGCAGTTCCAGCATGGATGGGAACTGTTGTGCATAGATACTTAAAAAGAATTAGCAATAACAGCGACCCCTACAAAAATTTAAAAGATAAGGCAAATAAAATAGCTTTGCAGTATTTAGATAAGGTTAGAGAGATGAGTAATATAGATGATGAACTTGAGAGATTGAGAAAGAAGGTTTTAGCAACAATAGCTGGAAATGTTATTGACTTTGGAGCTTATAGCACTGGAATAGACATAGAAAGGCTGATTGAAGACACTTTAAACAAAGATTTAAAGATAGATAACAGCAAAGAGCTTTTAAATGATTTAAAAAATAAAGATATAAAAAAGGTTTTATACATATGTGATAACGCTGGAGAGATTATTTTTGATAGGGTTTTAATAGAAGAGATTAAAAATTATGATAAAGAGATTGTTGCAGTAGTTAAAGGAAAGCCAATTTTAAACGATGCTACTTTAGAAGATGCAAAGATAGCTAAGATTGATGAGATAGCCAAGGTTATAACTACTGGCTCTGATATCATTGGAATTATTTTAGAGGAATGCTCAGAAGAATTTTTAAAAGAGTTTGAAACTGCAGATTTAATCATAGCTAAGGGAATGGGTAATTATGAGAGCTTAACAGAATATGAGGATAAGATAGATAAGCCAATTTATTATATATTGAAAGCTAAGTGTAAGCCAGTTGCTGAAAATATTGGTGTCAATGTAGGAGATAATGTTTTATTGAGAAAATAG
- a CDS encoding YqaA family protein produces MINFEIFKEFLLNLIKDYGYFGIFLVGFSEPIFQPFPTEIFIAAGLLAGLDWKLVWLISTIACNFGAIITYYLAKRYGEKLMLKLFDEEKIKKGTLYLKKWGILGVIVASFTPIPFEVICWVCGSFEMPFERYMIAVFLSRLIRHGMVILPFILKDHIHF; encoded by the coding sequence ATGATTAACTTTGAGATATTTAAAGAATTCTTACTAAACCTTATAAAAGATTATGGGTATTTCGGGATATTTTTGGTAGGATTTTCTGAGCCAATATTTCAACCTTTTCCAACAGAGATATTTATTGCTGCGGGCTTATTGGCTGGATTGGATTGGAAGTTAGTTTGGCTTATATCAACAATTGCCTGCAACTTTGGGGCTATCATCACCTACTATCTTGCAAAAAGATATGGAGAAAAGTTGATGCTAAAATTATTTGATGAAGAAAAAATAAAAAAAGGAACTCTTTATTTAAAAAAATGGGGTATTTTGGGAGTTATAGTTGCAAGCTTTACACCAATCCCTTTTGAGGTTATATGCTGGGTTTGTGGAAGTTTTGAAATGCCATTTGAGAGATACATGATTGCAGTATTTTTGAGTAGATTAATTAGGCATGGAATGGTTATTCTGCCGTTTATTTTAAAAGACCACATTCATTTTTGA
- a CDS encoding HypC/HybG/HupF family hydrogenase formation chaperone, with amino-acid sequence MCLAIPCRVVEIIEEDGEKYAIAEYKGVRQKAKLTLLDKEVKIGDYILIHTGYALEVLSEEDAKLSLEAWEELFKALEEMG; translated from the coding sequence ATGTGTTTAGCAATTCCTTGTAGAGTTGTTGAGATTATAGAAGAAGATGGAGAGAAATATGCTATAGCCGAGTATAAAGGAGTTAGGCAAAAGGCAAAACTAACACTCTTAGATAAGGAAGTAAAAATAGGAGATTATATATTAATTCACACTGGCTATGCATTAGAGGTTTTGAGTGAAGAAGATGCTAAATTAAGCTTAGAAGCTTGGGAAGAGTTGTTTAAAGCATTAGAAGAGATGGGATAA
- a CDS encoding 4Fe-4S dicluster domain-containing protein encodes MAVTIDYNLCKGAECAECVNNCPMEVFEIEGDRVVVAREEDCTYCGVCEDVCPTGAVKVEPE; translated from the coding sequence ATGGCTGTAACAATTGATTACAACTTATGTAAAGGAGCCGAATGTGCTGAGTGTGTAAATAACTGTCCAATGGAAGTTTTTGAAATTGAGGGAGATAGAGTAGTTGTTGCAAGAGAAGAGGACTGCACATACTGTGGGGTTTGTGAAGATGTTTGCCCAACAGGAGCTGTAAAGGTTGAGCCAGAATAA